Genomic segment of Merismopedia glauca CCAP 1448/3:
ATTTACTTATAAATACCGTATATTTACTGTTACCAGTTGTGTATTTGGTGCTATATCAAAACCGAATTTTTACTTACCGATACCTAAGAGCAGAATCTCCAGGAATATTGTTATGTCAAAATCCTAGCTATTAGAGATGTCTTAGAGTGAGGTTTGGGAAAAGCGATCGCCAAACCGAAAAAAAAGCACAACCAATCGACTTTTCTCCCCCCTATCTACCTTAAAAAGCGGGCAAAATTGGGAGATGGGGGGAAGAAAAGGGCTTGCAACCCAGACGGCTACTATTGCCTTAATGCTTGAACAATTCGGTCTAATCCTACGGAATGAGAAGCTTTGAATAAAATGCGATCGCCACTTTGCATTAAGTTTCTCAGTCTTGCAGTCAGCAGATCGTGACTGGGGAAACACTCTACCATCATACCTGTGGCTGCTGTGGCTATAGCTTGAGCTTCGGCATCATCAACCAAAACTAGCAATTTATCGATAGGTAACTGGGCGGCTTTAGCTCCCACTCGTTGATGCAGAGTTTCAGAATGGGTTCCTAGTTCTTTCATAGTTCCCAAAACGGCAATTCTTCTAGTACCTGGGGTTTCGGCTAAAAGTTCTAAAGCCGCTAGCATGGATTCTAAACCCGCGTTGTAGGTTTCATCTAGCAAAGAAATATCATTGGGTAGATCGTACCGTTGCGATCGCCCAGAGGGCATATTAATCTCGACTCCAGATTGTAAACTAGTCCAATCGATGTTTAGGACTTGAGCGACGGCTAAAGCTGCTAAATAATTTAGGGCGTTATGTTTACCAGCTAAGGGTAGATTAAAGGTCAAATCTCCGACTTTTAAGGTATCAGAGGCGATTAATTCGCCATTAATGTCTCCTCCCGTCAACCCATAAGTAATGGTTTTCCCTTGCCAAACCGTAGCTGCTGTCTGCATCAATCTGGCATCATCGTTATTTAGGATAGCGACGCTATCTGAGGGCATTTCGGCGAGTAACTCGCACTTAGCCTCAGAGATCGCTTGTTCTGAGCCTAAAAGTCCAATGTGAGCCGTCCCCACGTTAGTAATTATCCCAATAGTCGGAACCGCAATTTGAGCTAATTCCGCAATTTGTCCCCTCCCCCGCATCGCCATTTCAATCACGGCAAATTTATCGTCTGAACTCAGTTCTAATAAGGTTTTGGGAACGCCAATTTCGTTATTATAGTTAGCTTGAGTTTTCAGAACTTTTCCTTGAGTAGCTAGTACAGAAGCGATTAACTCCTTAGTCGTGGTTTTACCCACAGAACCCGTGATAGCTATGACTGGAATTTTAAATTGCTCCCGCCACCATCTGCCCAAAGTTTGGTAAGCAACTAAGGTATCTTGAACTAGTAAGTGGGGTATATTGTCTGAAGGAGAGGTAGAGCAAACACAGGCGATCGCCCCATCTGCAATAGCTCCTACCGCAAAATTATGTCCATCAAAGTTTTCTCCTTGTAAAGCTACAAATAAATTCCCAGGGTGAATATTTCGACTATCGGTAGTCACACCGTTAATTAACTCTTGAAAATTACAGTTAACCGCCGTCGCTGAGAGGACTTGAGCTATTTGAGCTAGAGAAACTTGCTGTAGCATGGCAATAATTTTTTTGGTAATTAGTTTGACTGGACTATTTACTGGGAACTATAGAAGTTGACCTAGTTATTAACACTCAAAAATCAAAAGTCGAGAGTATTGCAGTTGTCATCTTGGTTGAGGACATTCTCAAAAAACCGGATTTGATCGCATTTTACTTCTGACTTCTGTACAGACGTAGCACTGCTACATCTCTACGAATGACTTCTGACTTCTGTCATAGCTGGGTATTTTGAGCTTACCAACGGTGGAACACAACTTGTACAACCAGCAGCCTGTAAGTTTAACTCAAGTGAGTACCTCAATCGCTAACTACCAACACGACTTTCAAACACCTGAGCAACAAGTTTACGATCACTTGCTCTTTTGCGTGCATTCAGAATCACCCCAGCAATTGATGGAAAGGTTTCGACTGCTGTTTTTGAGCAACGCAGCTTATCCTCACGAGCAAGTTAATGCTGCTTTGGAAAAAATTATCTTTTCTAGACAAGCTGAAGCGGAATTTCCGTTGTTTTTGAACCGTTGTTGCTACATTTTGGTTAATTACTGGCAAATGAAGCCGGAAACTCAAGCTGCGGTGCCATACTTAGTCAAAACTCTAGAAAATACTCCCACAACCAATAATGTTTATGCTCGGAAACATAAACGTTTGTTGCAACTAGTAAAATTATTTATCCTAACTCCGCAATTTAACAAATTACAATGTTTAGCAGAATTAATCACTACGCCGCCAGAACGCCAGCAACAACCAGTTTCCCAGGAGCCTCTTAAACGTTTTATTCGTCGCTATCCTTATCTTTATCAATATTATTTATTAGCAGATGATAGTAGCTACGAACAACAACAAGCGGTACGCAAAATGCAAGCGCGCACTCAAGAAAAGTTTGAGATTCAACTATCTCAATATGTAACTTATCAAATGCGTTTAGGACAGTTAACTCGTCAGGGAGTTTCGGCTTCTCAAGCTCAACGTTTGATTCATCCTGTCAACAACCCAACCCTTTTAAGTGAAAAGGAATTGGGAAAAGCGATCGCTCATTTTACTGGCAAAATAGATGGGGTCTATACTTATCAAGAAGTTGCCCATAGATTTCAAGCTTATAGCGCCCATCTTCCGGCTTACAAAAACTTTAAAGATAGTCTTTATCAATACTTAATTTCTACTATTAATACTAGCTATGGTGAGCGGCATTTTAACCAACGTTTATATCAACATTTGCAAAATATTTTACCTGACTGCGATCGCAATAAAGTAGATGAGTTCATTCTCGTCAGAACTTGCAATCAGCTACTTAACTTTCTCATAGTTGATAGTCCTCAAAATTTAAATCACTTTGTCTTCATCGATTTAATTAGTAATCTTGGTTCCCCCAAAACGATTGGGTTAATCCTCAAAATTTTGTTACTTTGTCGCAAAGTGAAGCCACAACTTGAAAAAAGATTGACAATCCTTTTTAATCATTATGAATCTTCTAGTACTGAAGGTTTACCCTGGTTAATTACTTCTTTAGAAAACCTGAATGTCGCTTATAGTCTCCATTTTGGCAAAACCGATGTTTCTTGTCTTAAACAGTTGAAGTGAATATGAATCGCTCCAAAGCTAAAGGCTCACTAAAGTGGTAATTACTTGGACTAGCTGATTGGGTTCAATGGGTTTGGTAAGATGCTGTTGAAATCCGGCTTGCAGCGCTTGTTGGCGATCTAAGTCTCCAGCATAAGCTGTCAGGGCGATCGCTGGAATTTGCCCTCCTTGGTTTGGCGGTAAGGCTCTGATCTGCTGGATTAGCATATA
This window contains:
- a CDS encoding UDP-N-acetylmuramoyl-tripeptide--D-alanyl-D-alanine ligase, with translation MLQQVSLAQIAQVLSATAVNCNFQELINGVTTDSRNIHPGNLFVALQGENFDGHNFAVGAIADGAIACVCSTSPSDNIPHLLVQDTLVAYQTLGRWWREQFKIPVIAITGSVGKTTTKELIASVLATQGKVLKTQANYNNEIGVPKTLLELSSDDKFAVIEMAMRGRGQIAELAQIAVPTIGIITNVGTAHIGLLGSEQAISEAKCELLAEMPSDSVAILNNDDARLMQTAATVWQGKTITYGLTGGDINGELIASDTLKVGDLTFNLPLAGKHNALNYLAALAVAQVLNIDWTSLQSGVEINMPSGRSQRYDLPNDISLLDETYNAGLESMLAALELLAETPGTRRIAVLGTMKELGTHSETLHQRVGAKAAQLPIDKLLVLVDDAEAQAIATAATGMMVECFPSHDLLTARLRNLMQSGDRILFKASHSVGLDRIVQALRQ